Part of the Elusimicrobiota bacterium genome is shown below.
AGCGTTCCTGAACAGAGAACAAACTGCGCTTTTAAGTTATAAGGCACATTGGTTGAATCCCTTATGGCATATACGATAAGGAAATCTGTGCCATCAGAAGCCGCAGCAGGAATGCCATCAAATTTTCCTGTTGATGTAATTGCAAATTCTGAAAGCGTTGTGGCGCTGACAGCGGATGTTTTTGCGGATTTGTTTCCTGCCCAGTCGTATGCCTCAATTGTATAACTGTATTGTGTGCCTGGCGTCAAACCGACATCAATAAAAGAAGTATAAGACACTGCGGTAATTTTTACACCGCCTCTGTAAATTGCATAGCCAGCAACATCTGTGTCGGCTGAGGCAGTCCAACTCAATTTTACCGATGTGCCGCTTACTCCAGTAGCAGCAGGATTTGTCGGCGTTGCAGGTGCGGTTGTATCGTTTATCGTCGGTGTTATAGTTGAAATAACGACATTTGTAGTTGTATCTTTGATAACGGTATAACTGTAATCAGAAGCAGCGGTTATCTCCGTCTGCTCTATCGCTTTGTCAAATCCGGTGCTGTTTGCATCAAATGTTGTTGTGAACATATCATAAGTAAGCGGGTCTATGCCGTTACGCTCCAGTATGGAACTGACGACGGTTGCCACTACCGATTTGATTGTGTCTATCGTTTCTTTGGCTGGCAGCGTTCCGAGTGCAGCAAAATTGTTGTCAAACGCATCTTTCATATCTGAAACGCCTTTTGTTGACTTAAAATATGTTCTCACAACCATATCTGTAAACGGATGAATGTTGCAAGTCCCGGATGCATTTGCGATGCTGAAATATGTTGCAGTACCTTCTGTAACTTTTAACAACATCGGAAAAGTTAAGGATGTTACATCCACATTATATTTCCCATCGGTACCGGTTGTTGCAGTTCTCGCCAAACCTGCAGAATCTTTTACAGATACCGTCGCAGAAGTAATTGGTTTACCCTTTGCAGCGGTGCCTGAAAGCCCCTGCGAAGGATATGTCACCGTAGATGTAACTACCGCTGGTTCCGCTTTCTTCTCTCTAACCTTCTTGTCTAATTCCTTTACCTTTTCCTTTACCGCACCGGTCATCCCGAGCCGAAAACCTGCAGCATAGAGACAGTTGGCAGTTGACAGTTGACAGTTGACAGTAAAGGTAAAACATAAAACAAAAAATATCTTTTTCATTTCCCTTCCCCAAAATCACGAATAACACATCACGAATGTTATCACGAATTTTCACGAATAAATCATTGTTGCTATTCGTGTCTTGTTCGTGATGTTTGCCTTTATTCGTGTGCCTCTATTCGTGATTTTACTTTCCGAAATAATAATTTATCCCGAAATTGACCACATATTCCAGACCATTTACCGATTCGGAAGTATCATCGTCTTTAAGTGAAACGAGCGCAGGTCCCAAATCTAACTGGACTGACAGGCATTTTACAAAAAAATACTCGCTGCCGACGAAAAGTTCGCCCGCAAATCCAGTACCTTCGCTGTCGTCTCCCTTAAATGAAACGAAATCGCCTTCCAGCCCGGCAAACAAAAGATATTTTGCCTGTGGTGAAAAATAATAATAACCTCTCAACCCGCCGACGAAGATGTCTTTTTCAATCTGCCCTTTTCCCTCCAGACATATT
Proteins encoded:
- a CDS encoding fibronectin type III domain-containing protein — encoded protein: MKKIFFVLCFTFTVNCQLSTANCLYAAGFRLGMTGAVKEKVKELDKKVREKKAEPAVVTSTVTYPSQGLSGTAAKGKPITSATVSVKDSAGLARTATTGTDGKYNVDVTSLTFPMLLKVTEGTATYFSIANASGTCNIHPFTDMVVRTYFKSTKGVSDMKDAFDNNFAALGTLPAKETIDTIKSVVATVVSSILERNGIDPLTYDMFTTTFDANSTGFDKAIEQTEITAASDYSYTVIKDTTTNVVISTITPTINDTTAPATPTNPAATGVSGTSVKLSWTASADTDVAGYAIYRGGVKITAVSYTSFIDVGLTPGTQYSYTIEAYDWAGNKSAKTSAVSATTLSEFAITSTGKFDGIPAAASDGTDFLIVYAIRDSTNVPYNLKAQFVLCSGTLGQLVSFDVFGSTIHGGGVDVANVAYGSSKYLIVYRSTEIYNNNAGNLYGIFVTPAGVKSSPFLITNAHSKKCPGVASDGTNYLVSWVDYRNGSQNKDIYGQLVASNGSLIGSEIPIATASYNQRASDLVYRGGKYLVTWEDNRRQVDVSTDSTHKYYYTDIYARFISTSGSLGSEIAIDVNDLASDNPVFAAFNNVNNKYLIVFHDETRTTTETDWNLYGRLMDSNGNVTPRFVISEKPWDNHIAIPVFDGSKYFITWSDGLGTADVKSQAAFFDTNGNRLGNEVKLLVRKGSENFVMSWPLFIGTKYFLSILRATMTQDYESSWEITNGDIYGMFFTP